A section of the Frankiales bacterium genome encodes:
- the coxB gene encoding cytochrome c oxidase subunit II codes for MPHPAGWGRGRCATLSAYVRPPLRGRGAPPNGGPAHRGTDPLGRRHVGPTRSPRRSRARTAAIVAGAALVLLGTAGCSSDTELGRLGYPAPVTEQGAMQLSFWQNSWIAAIAVGILTWGLIGWAIIAYRRRAGEGAPVQTRYNMPIEILYTVAPAIMIAALFAITARDQADLTKLTSDAKNTVGVIGFKWNWGFNYLSDDAYETGTQNHPAELWLPVDERVRFQLTSPDVIHSFWVPQFLFKMDVVPGRENQFELTPNKIGVFAGRCAELCGTYHSQMLFTVHVVSRADYDAHIAALKAAGQSGQLQTGRIVTTGVPS; via the coding sequence ATGCCCCACCCCGCGGGGTGGGGCAGGGGTCGCTGCGCTACTCTCTCGGCGTACGTCAGACCCCCGCTCCGCGGGCGTGGTGCACCTCCGAACGGTGGGCCTGCGCACCGGGGCACCGACCCCTTGGGAAGGCGACACGTGGGCCCGACCCGCTCCCCGCGCCGATCCAGGGCTCGCACCGCCGCGATCGTCGCGGGTGCGGCCCTGGTGCTCCTCGGCACCGCAGGCTGCTCGTCAGACACCGAGCTGGGTCGCCTCGGCTACCCCGCGCCGGTCACCGAGCAGGGAGCCATGCAGCTCTCGTTCTGGCAGAACTCGTGGATCGCGGCGATCGCCGTCGGCATCCTCACCTGGGGCCTGATCGGGTGGGCGATCATCGCCTACCGCCGCCGGGCCGGTGAGGGCGCGCCGGTGCAGACGCGCTACAACATGCCGATCGAGATCCTCTACACCGTCGCGCCGGCCATCATGATCGCCGCGCTGTTCGCGATCACCGCCCGCGACCAGGCCGACCTCACCAAGCTCACCAGCGACGCGAAGAACACCGTCGGGGTCATCGGCTTCAAGTGGAACTGGGGCTTCAACTACCTCAGCGACGACGCCTACGAGACCGGCACGCAGAACCACCCCGCGGAGCTCTGGCTCCCGGTCGACGAGCGCGTGCGCTTCCAGCTCACCTCGCCCGACGTCATCCACTCGTTCTGGGTGCCGCAGTTCCTGTTCAAGATGGACGTCGTCCCCGGCCGCGAGAACCAGTTCGAGCTGACGCCGAACAAGATCGGCGTGTTCGCGGGGCGCTGCGCCGAGTTGTGCGGCACGTACCACTCGCAGATGCTCTTCACGGTCCACGTGGTCTCGCGCGCCGACTACGACGCGCACATCGCCGCCCTCAAGGCGGCCGGTCAGTCCGGTCAGCTCCAGACCGGACGCATCGTCACGACGGGAGTGCCCTCATGA
- a CDS encoding aminotransferase class V-fold PLP-dependent enzyme → MAQVGPGVPHGGAARSDHRTDPAPGGSQTPGSEPPQPPPGYLDAASTLPLHPAARESLASALDLGWADPARRYHDAARARALLDAARESVAAVLRARPDEVSFTASGTQAVQLGLAGLVLGRRRQGRRVLATAVEHSSVLHAATASVADPAHAVHLPVDRDGALVVAALEEALGEGDVALAAVQSANHEVGTRQPLTAAADLLEPAGVPLLVDAAQSVGRDDVPARWSVLAASAHKWGGPAGVGVLAVRTGVRWRSPSPEGALEHGRVPGFVDVPSVVAAAAALEAVERERQAESVRLARLVDRVRDRVAAEVPDAVVLGHPVDRLPHVVTFSLLYVEGEALLADLDRAGFAVSSGSSCVADSLQPSHVLAAMGALTHGNLRVSLPPGVREDDVDRFLAVLPAVVERVRASLGAQGL, encoded by the coding sequence GTGGCGCAGGTCGGACCGGGTGTCCCGCACGGCGGTGCGGCGCGCTCCGACCATCGGACGGACCCGGCTCCGGGCGGGTCGCAGACCCCCGGATCGGAGCCTCCGCAGCCGCCGCCCGGCTACCTCGACGCCGCCTCCACCCTGCCGCTGCACCCCGCCGCCCGGGAGTCGCTCGCGAGCGCCCTGGACCTCGGCTGGGCCGACCCGGCCCGCCGCTACCACGACGCCGCCCGGGCCCGGGCCCTGCTCGACGCCGCGCGCGAGTCGGTGGCCGCCGTCCTGCGGGCGCGGCCCGACGAGGTGTCGTTCACGGCCTCCGGGACCCAGGCCGTGCAGCTCGGCCTGGCCGGGCTCGTCCTCGGACGCCGCCGGCAGGGCCGGCGCGTCCTCGCGACCGCGGTGGAGCACTCCAGCGTGCTGCACGCCGCGACCGCGTCCGTCGCGGACCCGGCGCACGCGGTGCACCTGCCGGTGGACCGCGACGGCGCCCTCGTCGTCGCGGCGCTCGAGGAGGCGCTGGGCGAGGGCGACGTCGCCCTGGCCGCGGTGCAGAGCGCCAACCACGAGGTGGGCACGCGCCAGCCCCTGACGGCCGCGGCCGACCTCCTGGAGCCGGCCGGCGTGCCGCTGCTCGTCGACGCCGCGCAGTCCGTGGGGCGCGACGACGTGCCGGCCCGCTGGTCGGTGCTCGCCGCCAGCGCGCACAAGTGGGGCGGCCCCGCGGGGGTCGGAGTCCTCGCCGTGCGCACCGGCGTGCGCTGGCGCTCGCCATCCCCGGAGGGCGCGCTGGAGCACGGGCGGGTGCCCGGGTTCGTCGACGTCCCCTCCGTGGTGGCCGCGGCGGCGGCGCTCGAGGCCGTGGAGCGCGAGCGCCAGGCGGAGTCGGTGCGCCTGGCGCGCCTGGTGGACCGGGTGCGCGACCGCGTGGCGGCCGAGGTGCCCGACGCCGTGGTGCTGGGCCACCCGGTGGACCGGCTCCCCCACGTGGTGACGTTCTCGCTGCTCTACGTCGAGGGCGAGGCGCTGCTGGCCGACCTCGACCGGGCCGGGTTCGCGGTGTCGTCGGGGTCCTCCTGCGTCGCCGACTCGCTCCAGCCCTCCCACGTGCTCGCCGCGATGGGCGCGCTGACGCACGGCAACCTGCGGGTGTCGCTGCCGCCGGGCGTGCGCGAGGACGACGTCGACCGCTTCCTCGCCGTGCTGCCGGCGGTGGTGGAGCGGGTGCGCGC
- the ctaD gene encoding cytochrome c oxidase subunit I yields MTLLSDRPVDQNPDPEGMTTSDPARRKFGRTLVRWITSTDHKVIGYMYLITTFFFFLFGGVLALIIRAELAQPGLQFVSQEQYNQLFTMHGSIMLLLFATPLFAGFANVVMPLQIGSPDVAFPRLNMLAFWLFFFGGLIVMMGFLTPGGAASFGWFAYSPLSNAINSPNIGSDLWIMGFTIGGLGSILGAVNFITTIFCMRAPGMTMFRMPIFTWNVLLTSVLVLMAFPVLAAAFVVLEADRKFGTQVFDAVNGGAILWQHLFWFFGHPEVYILALPFFGIATEILPVFSRKPLFGYKGLVFATIAIAALSVAVWAHHMYVTGAVNLPFFAFMTMLIAVPTGVKFFNWIGTMWRGSVSFETPMLWTLGFLVTFLFGGLTGILLAAPPVDFQVSDSYFVVAHFHYVVFGTVVFAMFAGFYFWWPKWTGRMLDERLGKIHFWLLFVGFHTTFLVQHWLGAAGMPRRYADYLPSDGFTTLNEISTIGSIILASSTLPFFYNVYKTWRTAPKVEVDDPWGWGCSLEWATSCPPPRHNFTSIPPIRSERPAFDLHHPDLVDLATQKRTQVLDELVAAGTGTGSES; encoded by the coding sequence ATGACCCTGCTGTCCGACCGGCCGGTCGACCAGAACCCCGATCCCGAGGGCATGACGACGAGCGACCCCGCGCGGCGCAAGTTCGGCCGCACCCTCGTGCGGTGGATCACCTCCACCGACCACAAGGTGATCGGCTACATGTACCTGATCACCACCTTCTTCTTCTTCCTCTTCGGCGGCGTGCTCGCGCTCATCATCCGCGCCGAGCTCGCCCAGCCCGGCCTGCAGTTCGTGAGCCAGGAGCAGTACAACCAGCTCTTCACGATGCACGGCTCGATCATGCTGCTGCTGTTCGCGACCCCGCTGTTCGCCGGGTTCGCCAACGTCGTCATGCCGCTGCAGATCGGCTCGCCCGACGTCGCCTTCCCGCGGCTGAACATGCTGGCGTTCTGGCTGTTCTTCTTCGGCGGCCTCATCGTGATGATGGGCTTCCTGACCCCCGGCGGCGCGGCCTCCTTCGGCTGGTTCGCCTACTCGCCGCTGTCGAACGCGATCAACTCGCCGAACATCGGCTCGGACCTGTGGATCATGGGCTTCACCATCGGTGGCCTCGGGTCCATCCTCGGCGCGGTCAACTTCATCACCACGATCTTCTGCATGCGCGCGCCGGGCATGACGATGTTCCGGATGCCGATCTTCACCTGGAACGTGCTGCTCACCAGCGTGCTGGTGCTCATGGCCTTCCCGGTCCTCGCCGCCGCGTTCGTCGTGCTCGAGGCCGACCGCAAGTTCGGCACCCAGGTGTTCGACGCGGTCAACGGCGGCGCGATCCTCTGGCAGCACCTCTTCTGGTTCTTCGGCCACCCGGAGGTCTACATCCTCGCCCTGCCGTTCTTCGGCATCGCGACGGAGATCCTGCCGGTGTTCAGCCGCAAGCCGCTGTTCGGCTACAAGGGTCTCGTGTTCGCCACCATCGCGATCGCGGCGCTGTCCGTGGCGGTGTGGGCGCACCACATGTACGTGACCGGCGCGGTCAACCTGCCGTTCTTCGCGTTCATGACGATGCTCATCGCCGTGCCCACCGGGGTGAAGTTCTTCAACTGGATCGGCACGATGTGGCGAGGATCGGTGTCGTTCGAGACACCGATGCTGTGGACCCTCGGCTTCCTGGTCACGTTCCTCTTCGGCGGCCTCACGGGCATCCTGCTCGCCGCCCCGCCGGTGGACTTCCAGGTGTCCGACTCCTACTTCGTGGTGGCGCACTTCCACTACGTCGTCTTCGGCACGGTCGTGTTCGCGATGTTCGCGGGCTTCTACTTCTGGTGGCCCAAGTGGACCGGCCGGATGCTCGACGAGCGCCTGGGCAAGATCCACTTCTGGCTGCTGTTCGTGGGCTTCCACACCACGTTCCTGGTGCAGCACTGGCTCGGGGCGGCGGGCATGCCGCGCCGCTACGCCGACTACCTGCCCTCGGACGGGTTCACCACGCTCAACGAGATCAGCACGATCGGCTCGATCATCCTCGCGAGCTCGACGCTCCCGTTCTTCTACAACGTCTACAAGACCTGGCGCACCGCGCCCAAGGTCGAGGTCGACGACCCGTGGGGCTGGGGCTGCTCGCTGGAGTGGGCCACGTCCTGCCCGCCGCCGCGGCACAACTTCACGTCGATCCCGCCCATCCGCTCGGAGCGGCCGGCGTTCGACCTGCACCACCCTGACCTCGTCGACCTCGCGACGCAGAAGCGCACGCAGGTGCTCGACGAGCTCGTCGCAGCAGGCACCGGCACGGGGAGCGAGTCGTGA